Proteins from one Cryptomeria japonica chromosome 4, Sugi_1.0, whole genome shotgun sequence genomic window:
- the LOC131874902 gene encoding F-box/FBD/LRR-repeat protein At1g13570-like gives MARKRSLLTLDDLPDCILPLILSKIRFKQAVHCSLVSKGWKFCWTFAKNLKFPEDFFSSSRSPTEIQNIIDLIFERHSGPLEVFELNNVRFCCSSDKISDWIHRAALKGVQEIKIVEKVSEIYEVPAAIFLCQNLRSLALKNFLLTNLPDGFGGLADLTTLDLCNVDLNDKIVELMLQLCPGLETLILSNCNGLKP, from the coding sequence ATGGCTCGCAAAAGAAGTCTATTAACCTTAGACGACTTGCCAGATTGCATTCTGCCCCTCATTCTCAGTAAAATTCGTTTCAAACAAGCAGTTCATTGTTCACTTGTCTCAAAAGGATGGAAATTTTGCTGGACATttgcaaaaaatctaaaatttccaGAGGATTTCTTTTCTTCATCGCGTAGCCCTACTGAAATCCAAAATATAATAGATCTTATTTTTGAGCGTCATTCTGGTCCACTTGAAGTTTTCGAGCTTAACAATGTTCGATTCTGCTGTTCAAGTGACAAGATTTCTGATTGGATTCATCGCGCTGCTCTTAAAGGCGTGCAAGAGATTAAGATTGTAGAGAAGGTTTCAGAAATTTATGAAGTTCCGGCAGCCATATTTTTATGTCAAAATCTCAGATCTTTGGCTTTAAAGAATTTTCTACTGACAAATCTACCAGACGGTTTTGGTGGCTTGGCCGACCTGACAACATTGGATCTTTGTAATGTTGATCTGAATGACAAGATCGTTGAGCTCATGTTGCAATTATGTCCAGGTTTGGAAACCTTAATCCTTAGTAACTGCAATGGACTTAAACCTTAA